The following nucleotide sequence is from Synechococcus sp. CBW1004.
GATCTTGCGGCCCATGCTCCAGTTGGGGTGGCTGGTGGCATCGGCCACGGTGGCCTTGTGCAGATCGGCCGGATCCCAGTCGCGGAAGGCGCCGCCGCTGGCGGTGAGCTGGATGCGCCGCAGGCCGGGGGTGGGCACACCGGTGCTGAGGCGGGCGGTGTCGGGCCAGGGGGTGCCCTGCAGGCACTGGAAGATGGCGGAATGCTCGGAATCGGCGGGCAGCAGGCGGCTGCCGGATGTCGCCAGTTCGGGCAGCACCACCGGGCCGGCGGCGATCAGCGTCTCCTTGTTGGCCAGGGCCAGATCCTTGCCGGCGCGGATCGCGGCCAGGGTGGGCAGCAGGCCGGCGCAGCCGACGATGCCGGTGACCACCAGCTCGGCCGTGGGCCAGGCGGCGACGGCGCAGAGGCCCTCCCCACCCCCGAGGATCTCGGGAAGGCGACGCGGCTGCAGGGCGGGCTCCAGGGCAGCGAGGCGCTGGCGCAGGTCGGCCACGCGCCCGGCATCGGCCAGGGCCACCACCTCGGGGCTGTGGCGGCGGATCTGCTCGATCAGCAGATCGAGGTTGTTGCCGGCGGTGAGGGCGACGACGCGGAAGCGGTCGGGGAACTCCTCGGCGATCTCCAGGGTCTGGGTGCCGATCGATCCGGTGGACCCCAGCACGGCGATGGCTTTCACGGCGGGGCTCCCGGGTGCGATGGCGTCCCAGTGTCCCACCGGCGGTGACCGGCCGGGTCGGCTTAACTGGCCCCACCTCGAACCCCGATCCGTGGCTTCCCTGCCTGGCTGGCTGCAGCGCTGGAACTTCATCGAGCGCGCCCGGCTGGAACGCCAGCTGTGGGAGGCCTTCGAGCGGGGCGAAGATCTGGAGGCCCTGGTGGAGGGCTGCCGCCAGGCGGTTGCATCGGGCAAAGCCGTGGCCTCGGGCGAAGCCGTGGCCGGCGGCGAAACGGAGGCCGCCTTCCGGCTGGAGATCTGGCAGGCGACGCTGGTGCGGATCCGCAAGCTGGAGGCGGTGATGCGGCAGCAGCGCCCGCCGGGGGGCGGGGGCGGCGCCTGAGGCCTCGCCATGGCCCGCGACCCCCGGCTGACTTCGGTGCTGCTGCTGGCGTACCGGCGCCCGAACACCACCGCCCGGGTGCTGGAGGCGCTGCGGGTGGTTCAGCCCCGCAGGCTGTTCGTGGCCTGCGACGGGCCTCGGCCGGACGACGCCGCCGAGCTGCAGGCCTGCGCTGCCACGCGCCAGCTGATCGAGACCGCGATCGACTGGCCCTGTGAGCTGACGCTGCTGCTGCGCGAGGAGAACCGGGGCTGCCGCCGCGGCGTGAGCGAGGCGATCGACTGGTTCTTCGCGCAGGTGGAGGAGGGCATCGTGCTGGAGGACGACATCGTGGCCTCGCCGGCCTTCTTCGCGTTCTGCAGCGAGCTGCTGGAGCGCTACCGCGACGACCGGCGGGTGGGCGTGATCAGCGGCAGCAACTTCCAGCCACAACGACCGCGCGACGGGGCCAGCTACTACTTCTCCATCTACAACCACTGCTGGGGCTGGGCGAGCTGGCGGCGGGCCTGGGCCGCCTATGACGCCGACCTGCAGGGATGGCCCGCCTTCCGGGACCAGGGCTGGCTGGAGGACCTGGGGGGCCGCCGCTTCGCCCGCTACTGGACCTCCTGCCTGGAGCGGGTGCACCGGGGTGACTGCGACACCTGGGACTACATCTGGCCCTGCAGCTGCAGAGCTGGCGCCAGGCCCCCGCCCTCGGCTGGAACGCCTTCGCCGCCGCCGAGCTGCTCAGCCGCGAGCAGCGCTGGGGGGAGGCGGCGGCGGCCTACCGCGCCGCCCTGGAGGCCCTGCCCGACCAGGCCTGGATCGCGCCGCTGCTA
It contains:
- a CDS encoding 1-deoxy-D-xylulose-5-phosphate reductoisomerase, which encodes MKAIAVLGSTGSIGTQTLEIAEEFPDRFRVVALTAGNNLDLLIEQIRRHSPEVVALADAGRVADLRQRLAALEPALQPRRLPEILGGGEGLCAVAAWPTAELVVTGIVGCAGLLPTLAAIRAGKDLALANKETLIAAGPVVLPELATSGSRLLPADSEHSAIFQCLQGTPWPDTARLSTGVPTPGLRRIQLTASGGAFRDWDPADLHKATVADATSHPNWSMGRKITVDSATLMNKGLEVIEAHYLFGLDYDHIEIVIHPQSIIHSMVELADSSVLAQLGWPDMKLPILSCLSWPERIDTPWRRLDLTAVGSLTFRDPDASRYPCMGLAYAAGRAGGTMPAVLNAANEQAVALFLEERIHFLDIPRLIEQACERHTADLTADPSLETVLEMDAWARRQVQEEAARVEPRLLHA
- a CDS encoding glycosyltransferase family 2 protein, producing the protein MARDPRLTSVLLLAYRRPNTTARVLEALRVVQPRRLFVACDGPRPDDAAELQACAATRQLIETAIDWPCELTLLLREENRGCRRGVSEAIDWFFAQVEEGIVLEDDIVASPAFFAFCSELLERYRDDRRVGVISGSNFQPQRPRDGASYYFSIYNHCWGWASWRRAWAAYDADLQGWPAFRDQGWLEDLGGRRFARYWTSCLERVHRGDCDTWDYIWPCSCRAGARPPPSAGTPSPPPSCSAASSAGGRRRRPTAPPWRPCPTRPGSRRCYSAMRAWACSAASGWPTASATPPTGCGARA